The Populus nigra chromosome 19, ddPopNigr1.1, whole genome shotgun sequence genome includes a window with the following:
- the LOC133679296 gene encoding large ribosomal subunit protein eL30 produces the protein MVAAKKTKKTHESINNRLALVMKSGKYTLGYKTVLKSLRNSKGKLIIISNNCPPLRKSEIEYYAMLAKVGVHHYNGNNVDLGTACGKYFRVCCLSIIDPGDSDIIKSVPGDH, from the exons ATGGTGGCCGCCAAGAAGACA AAGAAGACTCATGAGTCTATCAATAACAGACTGGCCCTGGTCATGAAGAGTGGAAAATACACCCTGGGGTACAAGACTGTGCTGAAATCTCTCAGAAACTCAAAGG GGAAGCTTATCATCATCTCCAACAATTGTCCTCCTCTGAGAAAGTCTGAGATTGAATATTATGCTATGTTGGCCAAGGTTGGAGTTCATCACTACAATGGAA ATAATGTTGACTTGGGCACTGCCTGTGGAAAATATTTCAGAGTATGCTGCCTCAGCATTATTGATCCAG GTGATTCCGATATCATTAAGAGCGTACCTGGTGATCATTGA